A region from the uncultured Holophaga sp. genome encodes:
- a CDS encoding transglycosylase SLT domain-containing protein, giving the protein MNADLWLGLGQDLGRALLHSLWQVAVVALVLKSWLLLLPGRKPRLRYALACLALLGALAWPAMTFGGLRQVRAQAVAVRQGAFRAPTALSRQPLRDYTLHRGLEATQPVLPWLAGAWALGALVFALRMFLGLAALVRLRRVSGPAPAWVLDRVRDLARRMGVAVPRVGLSDLGPCVFGALRPTLLLSAACLAGLPAESLEAILAHELAHLKRLDYPVQLLQSLVDVLLFHHPLAHWISSAVRFERERCCDEFASKVCGDVRSVAKALMQLDGLRPLRVALAAGASPMFNRIQSLLGLARSPQPLVRLGALLCLGAVLATLPLLKAEGSRKYFRAPARLVALADQEAKTQGLDPYLIRAVIQCESAYKTKAVSSMGSQGLMQLLPRTAERMGGGDMFDPATNVKAGTRYLKELMDYYKGNVALAVMAYNAGPEAVDAAEGIAPAEETRRYGLAVLDLYRRRAVEPDPALD; this is encoded by the coding sequence ATGAACGCCGACCTCTGGCTGGGCCTGGGGCAGGACCTCGGGCGGGCTCTGCTCCACTCCCTGTGGCAGGTGGCTGTCGTGGCTCTGGTGCTGAAGTCCTGGCTGCTGTTGCTGCCCGGGCGGAAGCCGCGGCTCCGCTATGCCTTGGCCTGCCTTGCCCTGCTGGGAGCCTTGGCCTGGCCCGCGATGACCTTCGGGGGGCTCCGCCAGGTGAGGGCCCAGGCGGTGGCGGTGCGCCAGGGGGCCTTCCGAGCGCCCACGGCTCTGAGCCGACAGCCCCTGCGGGACTATACCCTCCACCGTGGCCTCGAGGCCACCCAGCCCGTTCTGCCCTGGCTGGCGGGCGCCTGGGCCTTGGGGGCCCTGGTCTTCGCCCTCCGGATGTTTCTGGGGCTGGCCGCGCTGGTCCGCCTGCGCCGGGTCTCCGGTCCGGCCCCTGCCTGGGTGCTGGACCGGGTGCGGGACTTGGCCAGGCGCATGGGCGTGGCGGTGCCGAGGGTCGGCCTATCGGACCTGGGGCCCTGCGTCTTCGGGGCCCTGCGGCCGACCCTCCTCCTGTCGGCAGCCTGTCTGGCCGGGCTCCCAGCCGAGTCCCTGGAAGCCATCCTGGCCCATGAGCTCGCTCACCTGAAGCGCCTGGACTACCCAGTCCAGCTCCTCCAGTCCCTGGTGGATGTGCTGCTCTTCCACCACCCCCTCGCCCACTGGATCTCGTCCGCAGTCCGCTTCGAGCGGGAGCGTTGCTGCGACGAATTCGCTTCCAAGGTCTGCGGCGATGTCCGCTCTGTTGCCAAGGCCCTCATGCAACTGGACGGTCTCCGTCCCCTTCGAGTGGCCCTTGCGGCCGGAGCTTCTCCCATGTTCAACCGAATCCAATCCCTTCTGGGCCTTGCCCGTAGCCCCCAACCCTTGGTGCGCCTCGGCGCCCTCCTCTGCCTGGGTGCCGTCCTGGCGACCCTGCCCCTGCTGAAGGCCGAAGGGAGCCGGAAATACTTCCGGGCTCCGGCCAGGTTGGTTGCCCTGGCGGACCAGGAGGCCAAGACCCAGGGCCTGGACCCCTACCTCATCCGGGCGGTCATCCAGTGTGAGAGCGCATACAAGACCAAGGCCGTCAGTTCCATGGGCTCCCAGGGCCTCATGCAGCTCCTGCCCCGGACCGCCGAGAGGATGGGCGGGGGGGATATGTTCGATCCCGCCACCAATGTGAAGGCGGGCACACGCTACCTGAAGGAGCTGATGGACTACTACAAGGGCAATGTGGCCCTGGCGGTGATGGCCTACAACGCCGGGCCCGAGGCCGTGGATGCCGCCGAAGGCATCGCCCCTGCCGAGGAGACCCGCCGCTATGGTCTGGCGGTGCTGGATCTCTATCGCCGACGGGCTGTGGAGCCGGATCCGGCCCTGGATTGA